Proteins encoded by one window of Kribbella italica:
- a CDS encoding ABC transporter permease, protein MTNLVIAELRKAVSLPATAVALAVAVIGPIALAVLNAFNVRDALASGRTDGVRYTSAAEAALSAVPLGAAGAMVLGIVVISSEYTANSTDAGGGRQISTTLIATPRRWTALAAKAVVVVALVVLAVLVSLSISLVVASAIVGDAGEPGTPVGRFVGAGLYCALAALMALAITVLARSGIVPLIVLITNGTVVSVSFLLWKVTPLARYLPDLAGTRLFADETFTAVDDALPPLTGGLVMTAWAVALLVVAGVVLTRRDA, encoded by the coding sequence ATGACGAACCTCGTGATCGCCGAGTTGCGCAAGGCGGTGAGCCTGCCCGCGACGGCCGTCGCCCTTGCGGTCGCGGTGATCGGTCCGATCGCGCTCGCCGTACTCAACGCGTTCAACGTGCGCGACGCGCTCGCGTCGGGGCGGACCGACGGCGTCCGGTACACCAGTGCGGCCGAGGCCGCGCTGAGCGCCGTCCCGCTGGGAGCCGCCGGTGCGATGGTGCTCGGCATCGTCGTGATCAGCAGCGAGTACACCGCGAACAGCACCGACGCGGGCGGCGGACGGCAGATCAGTACGACGTTGATCGCGACGCCGCGGCGGTGGACGGCGCTCGCGGCGAAGGCTGTCGTCGTCGTGGCGCTCGTCGTCCTGGCGGTGCTGGTCAGCTTGTCGATCTCGCTCGTCGTCGCCTCCGCGATCGTCGGCGACGCAGGGGAACCCGGTACGCCGGTCGGCCGCTTCGTCGGCGCCGGACTCTACTGCGCCCTGGCCGCGCTGATGGCGCTGGCGATCACGGTCCTCGCCCGGAGCGGGATCGTGCCGCTGATCGTGCTGATCACCAACGGCACGGTGGTTTCGGTCTCGTTCCTGCTGTGGAAGGTCACGCCGCTGGCCCGGTACCTGCCCGACCTCGCCGGCACCCGGTTGTTCGCCGACGAGACCTTCACTGCCGTCGACGACGCGCTGCCTCCACTCACCGGCGGTCTGGTGATGACGGCGTGGGCGGTCGCGCTGCTGGTGGTCGCGGGCGTCGTACTGACCCGTCGCGACGCATGA
- a CDS encoding response regulator translates to MSATPVRVLIADDQPLLRHSLALLIDATDDLTVVGQASTGRETVQRGRELRPDVVLMDIRMPGGDGIEATKHLTEDPALAGTRVLVLSMFELDEYVYAALRAGASGFLLKDAEPDQLLDAVRRTHRGESLFAPRIVTRLVEHYLDRPAIRRSRSVDRLTDRETEVLVQVARGLSNDEIAAVLGISIKTVKTHIGNLLAKLAARDRAQLVITAYETGLVSAG, encoded by the coding sequence ATGAGCGCGACACCGGTCCGCGTGCTGATCGCCGACGACCAGCCTCTCCTGCGGCACAGCCTCGCGCTGCTCATCGATGCCACCGACGACCTGACCGTGGTCGGCCAGGCCTCGACCGGGCGCGAGACCGTCCAGCGCGGCCGGGAGCTGCGGCCGGACGTCGTACTGATGGACATCCGGATGCCCGGCGGCGACGGCATCGAGGCGACCAAGCACCTGACCGAGGACCCCGCGCTGGCGGGCACTCGGGTGCTGGTGCTGAGCATGTTCGAGCTCGACGAGTACGTGTACGCCGCGCTCCGGGCGGGGGCCAGCGGGTTCCTGCTCAAGGATGCCGAGCCCGACCAACTGCTCGACGCCGTACGCCGTACGCATCGCGGCGAGTCCCTCTTCGCCCCACGCATCGTGACGCGGCTCGTCGAGCACTACCTCGACCGGCCGGCGATCCGCCGTTCGCGATCGGTCGACCGGCTCACCGACCGCGAGACCGAGGTCCTGGTCCAGGTCGCCCGCGGGCTCTCGAACGACGAGATCGCCGCCGTGCTCGGCATCTCGATCAAGACCGTCAAGACCCACATCGGCAACCTGCTCGCCAAACTCGCCGCCCGCGACCGCGCGCAGCTCGTCATCACCGCGTACGAGACCGGCCTGGTCTCCGCCGGGTGA
- the greA gene encoding transcription elongation factor GreA, with protein sequence MTQNIEDSVVWLTQDGYDQLKSELENLKGPARAEITQRISDARDEGDLKENGGYHAAKDEQGKIEARIRQLEDMLRRAQVGETPKPGGKVEPGMKVSIKFAGDDEVETFLLGSRELLALDSSVDIDVYSPQSPLGSAILGKKKGQKATYEAPNGKDVTVEIVAAEPFTG encoded by the coding sequence GTGACGCAGAACATCGAGGACAGCGTTGTCTGGCTGACACAGGATGGCTACGACCAGCTGAAGTCGGAGCTCGAGAACCTGAAGGGTCCGGCTCGCGCCGAGATCACCCAGCGGATCAGCGACGCCCGCGACGAGGGCGACCTGAAGGAGAACGGCGGCTACCACGCGGCCAAGGACGAGCAGGGCAAGATCGAGGCCCGGATCCGCCAGCTGGAGGACATGCTGCGCCGCGCCCAGGTCGGCGAGACTCCGAAGCCGGGCGGCAAGGTCGAGCCCGGGATGAAGGTGTCGATCAAGTTCGCCGGTGACGACGAGGTGGAGACCTTCCTGCTCGGCTCCCGCGAATTGCTCGCCCTGGACTCGTCGGTCGACATCGACGTGTACTCCCCGCAGTCCCCGCTCGGATCGGCCATCCTCGGCAAGAAGAAGGGCCAGAAGGCCACCTACGAGGCACCGAACGGCAAGGACGTGACGGTCGAGATCGTCGCCGCGGAGCCCTTCACCGGCTGA
- the mca gene encoding mycothiol conjugate amidase Mca: MTEDLRLLHVHAHPDDESSKGAASTAKYVAEGVDVMVATCTGGERGSILNPKMDRPDVLANITEIRRKEMDAAREILGVRQEWLGWVDSGYPEGDPLPPLPEGCFGLTKVEDAAAPLVKLIREFRPQVVTTYDENGGYPHPDHVMCHQISVAAFEAAGDPDAYPELGAPWQPLKLYYHHTFHFERMKALHDAMVERGLESPYADRLKDWKPDPENERRITTRVECAEYFGVRDRALLAHATQIDPDGSWFSVPLAVHQAAWPTEDYELARSLVESELPEDDLFAGLR; the protein is encoded by the coding sequence GTGACCGAAGATCTTCGCCTGCTGCATGTCCATGCCCACCCCGACGACGAGTCCAGCAAGGGCGCTGCCTCGACCGCGAAGTACGTGGCCGAAGGCGTCGACGTGATGGTGGCCACCTGTACCGGCGGTGAACGTGGCTCGATCCTCAACCCGAAGATGGACCGCCCCGACGTCCTGGCGAACATCACCGAGATCCGCCGCAAGGAGATGGACGCGGCCCGCGAGATCCTCGGCGTCCGCCAGGAGTGGCTCGGCTGGGTCGACTCGGGTTACCCCGAGGGCGATCCGCTGCCGCCGCTGCCCGAGGGCTGCTTCGGCCTGACGAAGGTCGAGGACGCCGCGGCGCCGCTAGTGAAGCTGATCCGGGAGTTCCGTCCGCAGGTCGTCACGACGTACGACGAGAACGGCGGCTACCCGCACCCCGACCACGTGATGTGCCACCAGATCAGCGTCGCCGCGTTCGAGGCGGCCGGCGACCCGGACGCGTACCCGGAGCTGGGCGCGCCGTGGCAGCCGCTGAAGCTGTACTACCACCACACGTTCCACTTCGAGCGGATGAAGGCGCTGCACGACGCGATGGTCGAGCGCGGCCTGGAGTCGCCGTACGCCGACCGCCTCAAGGACTGGAAGCCGGACCCGGAGAACGAGCGCCGGATCACCACCCGGGTCGAGTGCGCCGAGTACTTCGGGGTCCGCGACCGGGCGCTGCTGGCGCACGCCACGCAGATCGACCCGGACGGCTCCTGGTTCAGCGTCCCGCTGGCCGTGCACCAGGCGGCCTGGCCCACCGAGGACTACGAACTGGCCCGCAGCCTGGTCGAGTCCGAGCTCCCCGAGGACGACCTCTTCGCGGGGCTGCGCTGA
- a CDS encoding copper resistance D family protein gives MTATRAARHRMPGRLVAGGLAALVVASIALVVGVFAAGSEPSDDVLGIGPGQFVHWLLPFFRLLSTLATVGCAGALLAAVVLLRTDGGPLGTQGRRAVRDASNAAAIWAVASFAGAVVTSAIMLSTPVRLLRFRIDDALGVPEVKSLLITGILVVALAVGIRRVQTSSAAGLGVLVAVAALVPPALTAYPRNEAYVVLAGAALVLHVVAATSWVGGLAGLVRYGRASRDGLPFVLERFSQVALISSIVVLLSGLLSGAGRLAAQAGGFGNVLDAATTAPYGGLMIAKTAVFLLLIIGGWIHRRQVVSNLIEPGPRFWQLVAVELLVMSVALGLSVALSQTT, from the coding sequence GTGACCGCGACCCGCGCCGCCCGGCACCGGATGCCTGGACGTCTGGTCGCGGGTGGTCTGGCTGCCCTGGTCGTCGCTTCGATCGCCTTGGTGGTGGGGGTTTTCGCCGCCGGTAGCGAGCCGTCCGACGACGTCCTCGGTATCGGCCCGGGGCAGTTCGTCCACTGGTTGCTCCCGTTCTTCCGCCTGCTCTCCACCCTGGCGACCGTCGGGTGCGCCGGCGCGTTGCTCGCGGCGGTGGTTCTGCTGCGTACCGACGGCGGACCGCTCGGGACCCAGGGCCGGCGCGCGGTCCGCGACGCGAGCAACGCTGCCGCCATCTGGGCGGTCGCGTCCTTCGCCGGCGCGGTCGTCACGTCGGCGATCATGCTCAGCACCCCGGTTCGCCTGCTGCGCTTCCGGATCGACGACGCGCTCGGCGTACCCGAGGTCAAGTCCCTGCTGATCACCGGCATCCTGGTCGTCGCGCTGGCCGTCGGTATCCGCCGGGTCCAGACGTCGTCCGCCGCCGGCCTGGGAGTTCTGGTCGCCGTCGCCGCACTCGTCCCGCCGGCGCTGACCGCGTATCCCCGCAACGAGGCGTACGTCGTACTGGCTGGTGCGGCCCTTGTCCTGCACGTGGTCGCCGCCACCAGCTGGGTCGGCGGCCTGGCCGGTCTCGTCCGCTACGGCCGAGCCAGCCGGGACGGCCTCCCCTTCGTCCTCGAACGCTTCAGCCAGGTCGCGCTGATCTCGTCGATCGTCGTCCTCCTCAGCGGCCTGCTCAGCGGCGCCGGCCGCCTCGCCGCCCAGGCCGGCGGCTTCGGCAACGTCCTCGACGCCGCCACCACAGCGCCGTACGGCGGGCTGATGATCGCCAAGACCGCGGTCTTCCTCCTGCTGATCATCGGCGGCTGGATCCACCGCCGCCAGGTCGTCTCCAACCTGATCGAACCAGGGCCCCGCTTCTGGCAGCTGGTA
- a CDS encoding ABC transporter permease, which yields MIGQSVAAELIKLRTLPAAWITSLVTVVLAVGVTAATASATTDPAADAVTIALGSVGFLQVGSIVLGVVGVASEYGGHELRTTLTAVPNRVVSLAGKAVAQLVVTTATSVVALVAAVSTAWAVEPVRASLWWIAGATAYLVLVGLLAAAVTVVIRSLIPALTALLVGVVVASPLLGTVTDYARWLPDQAGRALYSPDAEPFGPVVLLAWVLFSGTAAAAAFVSRDA from the coding sequence ATGATCGGGCAGTCCGTCGCGGCCGAGCTGATCAAGCTGCGGACGTTGCCTGCGGCATGGATCACGAGCCTGGTCACCGTGGTGCTGGCCGTCGGCGTGACAGCGGCCACCGCGTCCGCGACCACCGACCCGGCCGCGGACGCGGTGACGATCGCGCTCGGCAGCGTCGGCTTCCTCCAGGTGGGGTCGATCGTGCTGGGCGTCGTCGGCGTGGCTTCGGAGTACGGCGGTCACGAGCTGAGGACGACCCTGACGGCTGTGCCCAACCGGGTCGTTTCCCTGGCCGGCAAGGCCGTTGCGCAGCTGGTTGTCACGACTGCGACGAGTGTGGTCGCGCTGGTGGCGGCGGTGTCGACCGCCTGGGCAGTGGAGCCGGTCCGGGCCTCGCTGTGGTGGATCGCCGGGGCAACGGCGTACCTGGTGCTCGTGGGGTTGCTGGCAGCGGCTGTCACGGTCGTGATCAGGTCACTGATCCCAGCGCTGACCGCCCTGCTGGTCGGAGTCGTCGTGGCCTCGCCGCTGCTGGGGACGGTCACCGACTATGCGCGCTGGCTGCCCGACCAGGCAGGCCGGGCGTTGTACTCGCCTGATGCAGAGCCCTTCGGCCCGGTGGTCCTGCTGGCGTGGGTGCTGTTCAGCGGTACGGCGGCCGCTGCCGCCTTCGTCAGTCGGGACGCCTGA
- a CDS encoding DUF4307 domain-containing protein yields MTDPAATDLDARYGRTPRARRPLLLIGVIAVIAVAALVWLVRVAVVQSTPPVSSRLLAFTIPSDTSATATIQVEKRKDVEASCRLQAKAADFSIVGELTLTVPADSPRQQTVPATLTTQRAATSVVLIGCTTADTPRPH; encoded by the coding sequence TTGACCGACCCAGCCGCGACCGACCTGGACGCCCGCTACGGCCGTACGCCGCGCGCCCGCCGACCCCTGCTCCTGATCGGCGTGATCGCCGTGATCGCCGTGGCCGCGCTGGTCTGGCTGGTCCGGGTCGCGGTCGTCCAGTCCACGCCGCCGGTGTCGTCGCGCCTGCTGGCGTTCACGATTCCGTCGGACACCTCGGCGACGGCCACGATCCAGGTCGAGAAGCGCAAGGACGTCGAGGCGTCGTGCCGCCTGCAGGCCAAGGCCGCCGACTTCTCGATCGTCGGCGAACTGACGCTCACGGTGCCGGCCGACTCCCCGCGCCAGCAGACGGTGCCGGCCACGCTGACCACCCAACGGGCGGCGACGTCGGTGGTGCTGATCGGCTGCACGACCGCGGACACGCCCCGACCGCATTAG
- a CDS encoding ABC transporter permease — MSAEVRGSGPGEVREQSAAGRAVSDAGILAWRTLKRIPRTPDMLIYATIQPIMFVLLFAYVFGNAIPIPGFPGARAYREFLMSGIFAQTMAFAVASASVGLADDMSKGLIDRFRSLPMARSGVIAGRVIGDVVFNAFVMLVMVICGFIVGWRWHNGFGQALGAFAILLLFAFAMLWVGALIGLSVGSPEVAASAGLIWLFPLTFLSNAFVPTPNLPSALQPVAEWNPISSIVAACRHLFGNPSPFASPDGFPAQHPVWLSLIWCAVIIGVFAPLAVRKYRRTTGH; from the coding sequence ATGAGCGCCGAGGTGAGGGGCAGCGGGCCTGGTGAGGTCCGGGAGCAGAGTGCGGCCGGGCGGGCGGTGTCCGACGCGGGGATCCTGGCCTGGCGGACGCTGAAGCGGATTCCGCGGACGCCGGACATGCTGATCTACGCGACCATCCAGCCGATCATGTTCGTGCTGCTGTTCGCGTACGTGTTCGGCAACGCGATCCCGATCCCGGGCTTCCCCGGAGCACGGGCGTACCGGGAGTTCCTGATGTCCGGGATCTTCGCCCAGACGATGGCGTTCGCGGTCGCCTCGGCCAGCGTCGGCCTGGCCGACGACATGTCGAAGGGCCTGATCGACCGGTTCCGGTCGCTGCCGATGGCGCGGTCCGGGGTGATCGCCGGGCGGGTGATCGGCGACGTGGTGTTCAACGCGTTCGTGATGCTGGTGATGGTGATCTGCGGCTTCATCGTCGGCTGGCGCTGGCACAACGGCTTCGGCCAGGCATTGGGTGCTTTCGCGATCCTGCTTTTGTTCGCGTTCGCGATGCTGTGGGTGGGCGCGCTGATCGGTCTGTCGGTCGGCAGCCCCGAGGTGGCCGCGTCGGCGGGTCTGATCTGGCTGTTCCCACTGACGTTCCTGTCCAATGCGTTCGTTCCTACGCCGAACTTGCCGAGCGCGCTACAACCGGTCGCGGAGTGGAACCCGATCTCCTCGATCGTCGCCGCCTGCCGGCATCTGTTCGGCAATCCTTCGCCGTTCGCCAGCCCGGATGGGTTTCCGGCCCAGCACCCGGTGTGGCTCAGCCTGATCTGGTGCGCGGTGATCATCGGCGTCTTCGCACCGCTGGCCGTCCGCAAGTACCGCCGCACGACGGGCCACTGA
- a CDS encoding MFS transporter, translating into MGILSHPDFRRLWIADLLSQLGARLGMMAIPLLAVLTLDATTFQVSLLRTCETAAWLVLGLFAGAWVDRIRCLPVLVAADLGRAVLFGSIPVAAAFGVLGLPQLYVVLALSGLLTVLFDVAHSSYPPRLLTPDQLLPGNARLAANHSVAAVVGAGAGGVLVQWLSAAATIGLNALGFLWSAFWLRSIRTPEQKPPAPEHRNLRREIAEGLRYVFRHPLLRPLVLTTATTMLFQAANSAVIIVFLVREIHLSPATIGLLSMIGLLGAIAASTFTERLSRWIGDARAQLFAAIGLGIAFLLQPLTNPGWALSWYVGSTLLAAICIIVGYILQVSTRQRVCPPELQGRVSATMSFVSWGALPVGSLLGGALGTAFGLRPTLWIAGAATLLGTSWLIFSPFRTLRTIPAELESLRRPD; encoded by the coding sequence ATGGGCATCCTGAGTCACCCCGATTTCCGCCGCCTGTGGATCGCCGACCTGCTGAGCCAGCTCGGCGCGCGGCTCGGCATGATGGCGATCCCGCTGCTCGCGGTCCTCACCCTCGACGCCACGACGTTCCAGGTCTCGCTCCTGCGCACCTGTGAGACCGCCGCCTGGCTCGTGCTCGGGCTGTTCGCGGGAGCCTGGGTCGACCGGATCCGCTGCCTGCCCGTTCTGGTCGCGGCGGATCTCGGGCGTGCGGTCCTGTTCGGGTCGATCCCAGTCGCGGCGGCGTTCGGCGTACTGGGTCTGCCGCAGCTGTACGTCGTACTGGCGCTGTCCGGACTCCTGACCGTGCTGTTCGACGTCGCGCACAGCTCCTACCCGCCACGCCTGCTCACGCCCGACCAGCTCCTGCCGGGCAACGCGCGGCTGGCGGCCAACCACTCCGTCGCAGCCGTCGTCGGCGCGGGAGCGGGCGGCGTACTGGTCCAGTGGCTGTCAGCCGCGGCCACGATCGGCCTGAACGCCCTCGGCTTCCTCTGGTCGGCCTTCTGGCTCCGCTCCATCCGTACGCCGGAACAGAAGCCACCCGCCCCCGAGCACCGCAACCTCCGCCGCGAGATCGCCGAGGGCCTTCGCTACGTCTTCCGCCACCCGTTGCTGCGCCCGCTGGTCCTCACCACGGCGACGACCATGCTCTTCCAGGCCGCGAACTCGGCCGTGATCATCGTCTTCCTGGTCCGCGAGATCCACCTCTCCCCCGCCACCATCGGCCTGCTCAGCATGATCGGCCTGCTCGGCGCGATCGCGGCGTCCACGTTCACCGAGCGCCTGAGCCGCTGGATCGGCGACGCCCGCGCCCAGCTCTTCGCCGCGATCGGCCTCGGCATCGCGTTCCTCCTCCAGCCGCTGACCAATCCCGGCTGGGCGCTCAGCTGGTACGTCGGCTCGACGCTGCTCGCCGCGATCTGCATCATCGTCGGCTACATCCTGCAGGTCAGCACCCGCCAGCGCGTCTGCCCGCCCGAGCTCCAAGGCCGGGTCAGCGCAACCATGTCCTTCGTCAGCTGGGGAGCCCTCCCCGTCGGCAGCCTGCTCGGCGGCGCTCTGGGGACCGCCTTCGGCCTCCGCCCCACCCTGTGGATCGCCGGCGCCGCCACCCTGCTGGGCACGAGCTGGCTGATCTTCTCCCCGTTCCGGACCCTGCGGACGATCCCGGCGGAGCTGGAGTCGCTCAGGCGTCCCGACTGA
- a CDS encoding ATP-binding cassette domain-containing protein, which produces MAAIEATGLVKTFRSRKNTVKALDGIDLEVPEGSVVGLLGPNGAGKTTTVRVLTTLMAPDAGSARVLGHDVVKEADTVRRLVGLSGQYAAVDELLTGRENLWMFGRLYRLSSQQAKQRADELLEIFDLTEAADRILKTYSGGMRRRLDLAGSLIAHPKVLFLDEPTTGLDPRSRLDLWQIIRDRVSEGVTILLTTQYLEEADELADSIAVVDHGSVIARGTADELKAKVGGERIEVVVHEPGDTARALELLTTALEVTDPEATSLDEHSKRVTLPAPGGSAALVEVIRTLDAQGIRIADIGLRRPTLDDVFLTLTGHATDNPDTVVDESGKKGRA; this is translated from the coding sequence ATGGCTGCAATTGAGGCGACCGGCCTCGTGAAGACGTTCAGATCCCGGAAGAACACGGTCAAGGCGCTCGACGGCATCGACCTGGAAGTGCCCGAGGGGAGCGTGGTCGGCCTGCTCGGGCCGAACGGCGCGGGCAAGACCACGACGGTCCGGGTGCTGACCACGCTGATGGCGCCGGACGCCGGAAGCGCGCGTGTGCTCGGGCACGACGTGGTCAAGGAGGCCGACACCGTCCGGCGGCTGGTGGGCCTTTCGGGGCAGTACGCAGCCGTCGACGAGCTACTGACCGGCCGGGAGAACCTGTGGATGTTCGGCCGGCTCTACCGGCTGAGCAGTCAGCAGGCCAAGCAGCGGGCCGACGAGCTGCTGGAGATCTTCGACCTGACCGAGGCCGCCGATCGCATCCTCAAGACGTACTCCGGCGGCATGCGGCGGCGGCTCGACCTGGCCGGGTCGCTGATCGCGCACCCGAAGGTGCTGTTCCTGGACGAGCCGACCACCGGGCTGGACCCGCGCAGCCGGCTCGACCTGTGGCAGATCATCCGCGACCGGGTCAGCGAGGGCGTCACGATCCTGCTGACCACGCAGTACCTGGAAGAGGCCGACGAGCTGGCCGACAGCATCGCGGTGGTCGACCACGGTTCGGTGATCGCGCGCGGGACCGCCGACGAGCTGAAGGCCAAGGTCGGCGGCGAGCGGATCGAGGTCGTCGTGCACGAACCGGGCGACACCGCCCGCGCGCTCGAGCTGCTGACGACGGCGCTGGAGGTGACCGATCCCGAGGCGACCTCGCTCGACGAGCACAGCAAGCGGGTGACGCTGCCGGCGCCGGGTGGTTCGGCGGCGCTGGTCGAGGTGATCCGCACGCTGGACGCGCAGGGGATCCGGATCGCGGACATCGGGCTGCGCCGGCCGACGCTGGACGACGTGTTCCTGACGCTGACCGGTCACGCGACCGACAACCCCGACACGGTCGTCGACGAATCCGGGAAGAAGGGGCGGGCATGA
- a CDS encoding histidine kinase yields the protein MEAGRPTRSSGIGLAAGTVAVLLVSLLFVAGAPDPATLIAPVVITAIAIAVSVWAVIRSRRQRREYEERLTAWAGEQAVQAERLRIARDLHDLVSHGLGLITIRAAVARRAGANPDSALTDIEQVSRGTTTELRRMLNVLRSADGEPAPLRPAETLEDLPAIVDEARTAGLRVTLDLPALDDVSPGAQLTVCAVVREALNNTLRHCGPTRAHLSVRREDGVLLTSYRDEGPVTGWSAHQGGGHGLTGLHERVTALGGTLDAGPDQGGFAVVARLPDGPAT from the coding sequence GTGGAGGCTGGCCGACCGACCCGGAGCTCAGGCATCGGCCTGGCCGCCGGGACCGTCGCGGTGCTGCTCGTCTCCCTGCTGTTCGTCGCCGGTGCTCCGGATCCGGCCACCTTGATCGCCCCGGTCGTCATCACCGCGATCGCGATCGCGGTCTCGGTGTGGGCGGTGATCCGCAGCCGCCGGCAGCGGCGCGAGTACGAGGAACGCCTGACCGCGTGGGCCGGCGAGCAGGCGGTCCAGGCCGAACGCCTCCGGATCGCGCGGGACCTGCACGACCTGGTCTCGCACGGGCTCGGCCTGATCACCATCCGCGCCGCCGTCGCGCGCCGGGCGGGCGCGAATCCGGACTCGGCGCTGACCGACATCGAGCAGGTCAGCCGCGGGACCACGACCGAGCTGCGGCGGATGCTGAACGTCCTGCGCTCGGCCGACGGCGAGCCGGCGCCGCTCCGGCCCGCGGAGACGCTCGAGGACCTGCCGGCGATCGTCGACGAAGCCCGCACCGCCGGCCTGCGAGTCACGCTCGACCTGCCGGCGCTCGACGACGTGTCGCCGGGCGCCCAGCTCACCGTCTGCGCCGTCGTACGAGAAGCGCTGAACAACACCCTCCGCCACTGCGGCCCGACCCGGGCCCACCTGTCCGTACGACGGGAGGACGGCGTCCTGCTCACCTCCTACCGCGACGAAGGCCCGGTCACCGGCTGGTCCGCTCACCAAGGCGGAGGTCACGGGCTCACCGGCCTGCACGAACGCGTCACCGCCCTCGGCGGCACTTTGGACGCCGGGCCGGATCAAGGCGGCTTCGCGGTCGTCGCACGGCTTCCCGACGGGCCGGCCACATGA
- a CDS encoding ABC transporter ATP-binding protein, whose amino-acid sequence MLTIDELVKRRGSRLVLSAVSFSAAPGRITGFLGPNGAGKSSTLRILLGLDRATSGTALIGGRPYGVLRDPLRTVGSVLDGSGAHRSRRVGEHLAWVARSNGIPQHRVGEVLDQVGLADSRRTRAGRLSLGMGRRLALAAALLGEPEALVLDEPSNGLDPDGIRWLRGLLKDHAAAGGTVLLSSHQISEVAQLADDLVVLAEGRIVASGPCAEIGAGHESLEDAFFALTRSGRTGEQR is encoded by the coding sequence ATGCTGACCATCGACGAACTCGTGAAACGACGCGGCTCGCGTCTGGTGCTGTCCGCGGTGAGTTTCTCGGCCGCGCCCGGCCGGATCACCGGCTTCCTCGGCCCGAACGGCGCGGGCAAGTCCTCGACGCTGCGGATCCTGCTCGGCCTGGATCGAGCGACCTCCGGTACGGCGCTGATCGGCGGGCGGCCGTACGGCGTACTGCGTGATCCGCTCCGCACGGTCGGCTCGGTCCTGGACGGATCAGGCGCGCACCGGTCGCGGCGGGTCGGCGAGCACCTGGCGTGGGTTGCCCGCAGCAACGGAATTCCGCAGCACCGGGTCGGTGAGGTCCTCGACCAGGTCGGGCTCGCGGACAGCCGGCGGACCAGGGCCGGCCGATTGTCCCTCGGCATGGGTCGCCGCCTCGCGCTCGCGGCCGCACTGCTCGGCGAGCCCGAGGCGCTGGTGCTGGACGAACCGTCGAACGGCCTCGACCCGGACGGGATCCGCTGGCTGCGGGGCCTGCTGAAGGACCATGCGGCGGCGGGCGGAACGGTCCTGCTGTCCAGTCACCAGATCAGCGAGGTCGCGCAGCTCGCCGACGATCTCGTGGTGCTCGCCGAGGGGCGGATCGTGGCCTCCGGTCCGTGCGCCGAGATCGGCGCCGGGCACGAGTCGCTGGAGGACGCCTTCTTCGCGCTGACGCGTTCCGGCCGGACGGGAGAGCAGCGATGA